The following coding sequences are from one Melospiza melodia melodia isolate bMelMel2 chromosome 2, bMelMel2.pri, whole genome shotgun sequence window:
- the CLDN34 gene encoding claudin-34 — MNSLVSTSHLQLAAFALGTIGWILCTVSMGIVEWRVWHVDNTTVISSGIAWVGIWKVCFISYLYVSPGYREQFCHKFSGYDSFIPHEIYAAQGLLLTAMFMGLLGLAATIFALRNVYMGVTHKPLIAPFFLVGGFFYISAGLCVLIPVSWNFYSVTHNQSIAFPPSYYMPSSPAAQEAGAAIPVGIVAVILLLLSGTFSLSYRFPMTANTIMKS; from the coding sequence ATGAACTCCCTGGTCAGCACCTCCCACCTCCAGCTTGCTGCCTTTGCTCTGGGCACCATAGGCTGGATCCTGTGCACGGTCTCAATGGGAATTGTGGAATGGAGAGTGTGGCATGTGGACAACACCACTGTCATCTCCTCTGGCATTGCCTGGGTGGGGATTTGGAAAGTCTGCTTCATCAGTTACCTTTATGTCTCACCTGGCTACAGAGAACAATTTTGCCATAAATTCAGTGGCTATGACTCCTTCATCCCCCATGAAATTTACGCTGCTCAGGGTCTCCTGTTGACTGCCATGTTCATGGGCTTGCTGGGACTGGCTGCTACAATATTTGCTCTGAGAAATGTCTATATGGGAGTCACTCACAAACCTCTCATTGCCCCGTTCTTCCTGGTGGGGGGCTTCTTCTACATATCTGCTGGTCTGTGTGTCCTGATTCCCGTGAGCTGGAATTTCTATTCTGTAACTCACAACCAGAGCATAGCTTTTCCTCCTTCTTACTACATGCCCTCCAGTCCAGCAGCACAGGAAGCTGGTGCTGCCATTCCTGTTGGAATTGTTGCTGTCATCCTCCTGCTGCTAAGTGGGACATTTTCTCTCTCATACAGATTTCCCATGACTGCAAACACTATCATGAAATCCTGA